The Chaetodon auriga isolate fChaAug3 chromosome 20, fChaAug3.hap1, whole genome shotgun sequence genome contains the following window.
CTGGGGCAGTGCGTTGCCATCCGTCTGGAGCTCCTTGGCTGCAGCTGTACTCGCATGTGGTCTCTGAGAGCGGGAGGAGCCCATGAATAGTCGCAGGGCGCCCCTGCAAATTAGGGAGAACCAGTAGAGCTGTGGAGCCATGAGCAGAGCGGCGCCGAGGTTACAGTGCCAGGGCACCGTGAGAGGAACCATGTGGAAGGGAATGGACGCGTACCTGGATCCAGACGGAGGGAGACATAAAGGATTCGTAAGCGCGTGTTCTGAGTCTCGGTTCCATAATCCATGAGGCAGACATCACGAGGCGTGCGAGTTAGCGACCCAAGCTCAGCAAGACAGCAGaacatgagaaaacagagatggaaagacagacaTACCTTCCATAGACGTAGTAGAGGTaagggaagaggaggactcGACAGATGAAAAAAGTGATCAGCATAAGAGCCCCATTCACTTTGTGCAGGAGagtgtgttgctgtttgtaCTGAGagcgggaaaaaaaaacaaagggagaggtagagagagagagagagagagagagagagagagagagaaagagaagcaagCAGTACAGTTTGGTGAAAGCTGTTAATCTTATTTACCATTGTTATATTGTTAATACTAACATTGTTATATGTGTTAAGAATATCTGCACGGACTGATCGAGTGGCGAGGGGAGAGCGCGGGATGCCATGCAGCTGCTTGATTTCTACAGGAGGCGgtgaagcttttctttttttaaatcctcaTTTGTTTACAGCGGATGAGTTCACTTATCTTCAGCAGTCAACCTGCGTCCGCGAGATAACGCTGAGGACAAGTTTACACACATTccgctaaaaaaaaaataaaaaaaaaattaaaagatttTCCACTTGCCCATTCTCTAGTCTCATATCCGAGAATTACACGGCAGCCCATCAACAAacactcttttgttttttgttattcattgttttgttttttcttggcAGATGCCATTAGTGCCTAGTTTTCCGTAGCACACAATGCTATTTGCTGTTTGCTTCCTAAACCCAACCGAGTAGTTTAGATGCCAAAACCcaaccaaactgcagctgaaaactgaaaatacgagtaagaagaagaagaagaaaatgaaaatattaagtctaaaaaagaaaagtcagcaATGAGTTTTACTTTCACAGGGGACTGGAACCCCAATTTTACCAGGGTCAAAGTCCTGTGCTCGACCCCTTAATCCACCATGACCACGTTCCTCTGTGAACTTTGTCACTCTTTATGCTACATCACCTGATGACAGGTGTAAACAGCCGAATAGCTGCCGTGTGACTATTCCCACCCGGGTGCAAACAGACAATCTACAGGTATAAGAGGGCGGCTCTACGAGGTCACAGCTTTTAGCCCCACTGTTGTTTATCACATGCACTGTTGTCATGGACGGGAGGGGCAGGGTGTTGAGTGGTAGAGGGTAGAAGGACAAGCTGATACTGTATCTGCTGAATATCCAGTCTAAATACTAGGGGCTATATTCAGAAGCTAACAGCTGTAGGAGTCCCGGATGGGGGACGAGCAGTAAGCAGTGGAGGGGCCACGTTCACCCGGACACTaacacagtgtacacacatcaacacaaactaaaaacaaaaccgagtggtggggggtgggggggtgggggtacAGCTCCTACAGCATGTatccaaacaaactgtgttacCAATTAATGACTGATGTTTCTGACAGTGCTGTTCGTGTGAGACACAGTCAACAGGAGCCGACGGGCATGAGGCTGCATGCCGGGAGTGACCGGAAATACATTCTCCATTGAATGAAATGGGGAAGAGAGAAGTGGAGAGTGCAGAGGAACTTTAGTgtgacacatgcacatgcaacgAACGCACGCCAATCTCTTGTGAACCACGACACTTACCTGGATGAGGATTTTTCCTAAGCAGACAGACGGAGTGCTGAGCTCAGCCATGAACATTATACCCTGGAAATAATCTCCCTTTCCTTGTCGCCAAAActagagagaggaaaagaggttgGTTATTTGTCTGGGATGCAAAGTGAAATGATTTCTACTTGTGCATGGCGTTTTCATGTCTCCACCGGCAGCCTGGACACATGCTGAACACTGACCTTTGCACAACTTGAAAAATGTCTGCGATTGAGTTGCAGCTTCTCTCAAAGTACACTGTTAAAACTTCTCTGATTTAACTGGATTGTTTTAATTAGTTTAAGCATAATGAGGTTATGTCACGCTTCTAATccctgtgtttacatgcacacacagctagAATGCACTGCCAAGGCGATAAATGCCTATACAATTCAGAGCTGAAGCAATCAGTGTAATTGCTTATCAAAATAGGTGCCAATGAATCTCCACCCAACAGAAAGAGCAATGTGTGACAGTTACCACAGAGACGGGGAAGCAGACGGTGACCATGACAACATGGTGCAGCACCATGAGGAACTCGCGACGCAAGTAGCTGGTCAGCGCTGAGCTCATGTGCCGGGGTGCTGCCGAGGGCTCCTCGTGCCCTTTGACCTGTAGCTTGTACCAGTAGCACATAAACATTGCGTAGATGTCGTACACGAAGTAGGGAACAGCAAACATGATGTAACTGCAAGTCAGCCAATGCCTGTgtagagaggaagagaaggcagcttttaaaacaggaaaaaaagaggaccTATCAATTAAAGAGCATGAGCAAAGAGTTCAGTCACACAGAGCTGCGTGACCAGCAACAACACAACTTTTCTAATTGCATGTTTGCCTGTTAGGTTGGTAACTAAAACAAGAACATTTGACTTATCTATGAAAACCAGTGCAGTTACTACTCTCAAAAAAGAACATCTTTTCCCCTCTGCAACCCAGAATAATCTCAGTGGAACCCGTCTCACCTGAATTTACAACCATCTAAAAAGAGCGATTAAATGCTTGAGGCAGTTTTAAGGAGAAAAAACTTCAGGGATAGCTGAACTAAAAACTGATTATATACAGCACCTGAAATCACATGACAAGGCATCAATATCCAATTAAATTTTTGGGTTACATTTGTAGCTGATGTATGACGAGAAGTCCAAATCTCCTGCAGCCTTGACCTTCCTGACAGCTGACATGCTACACCCATTGACAGACAAGACATGCTGGGCAAATGGGCTGCAAAATATTCTGATTAGCATTTTTTGACTTACTGGTCCTCAATGATGTCCTCGCAGGAAGAAGCAATGATGTAGCCAGCTGAAGAAGCCATGACTGCCTGCACTGAAGACACCAGCCTGGGAGCAGAGAATAGCACGTAAACGAATGTATTTCTCATTAGCCAATGTGGTGAAACCTTTTATACTGTTTAGTGAATGCATGGTAAGAAAGCAGTGGCCTTACTCTTGCACGCAGAAACaatacagctgaaaacagcaacCGGTCATACAATGTCATGCAAAAAACTGCATGAGCCTAAAACTAAAGCAACTTGGATGGAACTTTTGGCAGCACACTGTTGTGCCCCTATAAGAAATGTGAGTGTAGAGTGTCAGgatgacactgaaaacaatgtttttagaaGGTCTCACCTGGCAGATACAATGACTGCATCTCCTTCGCTCCACCTCAGTGCTGGGATTGTCTTCAGGCATTGTTTGGACAGCAGGAAAAGGCCTGGAAAGAACACAGACCCAGCAGCTAGGATGGTCAGCATGGTCCCCGGTGATCTGTCTGAGAGGCAAAAAGTGCAGTGGGCAATCTGGTCCTTGAGATCCGTTGCTCTTTCCCctctgtgaaaaacacaaaatatcaaCTGGTGAACAAACAGTTAGCATTGATCTATACAGTGGCAAGTCCCATGAGTACACATTTGCCTGTGCTTACCTAGATAACAAATAAAGCAAATTATCAAAGTCCAACATATGTGGCAATACAGTATTCTAGCTCCACTGAAGGTCTGGCCATAAGCATAATAAAGATGAAGGGGGTAGATGGCCGGGGTATCAAAGACAGTCCAGCACAATGTGGAAAACAGCTTTATATCAATGTTGAAAGAGGGCAGTGCATGGGATCAAAAGCGGAGGGGGGGCTATATAAATGCTGAGCACAGGGACAGAATATCTGATAGAAGGCCCTTTTGTGCAGCATGCTGCCCTGTTCATCTGATGACATCGTAAGCATTATTCACTTTCCCATTTATTCCGACGGCGACCGTGTGGTAGTTCAATGCGGTTTAGCAGCTTGCTTACACTAAACTAGCTGACTCATTAAAAAGTTGGAAGTCCATTAGCAAAATACGCATTGCGCTATTTTAAAATCCCGAACGTCGAAAATATTGACATGGGCATAGGCTGCTGGTGCTCATAGTTCCTGGCAACAACACCAGCTAATGATATTTGTCTGGAAAACGAATTTAAAGCCACCGGTGGCAGGTAGCAAACCAAATAAACGAATGGAGACCGGCTGTAGGTTGACATATAACGTCAACTAAACTAATCTCATATGGACGCTGAGCTACCAACCAAACTGTTAATGCTAACGTTACCTTAAAACGACTTTGTCTAAATTGTGCAATGCTTAGTTCAAGAGCACATGTCAAAATCACTTGGTGTATTAAACTacagctaacttagctaacgTTATACAGAACGCTTTCCATAATATACAGCTTTGCTACGAGCTAGTTACGCTAAAAATAACGGCAGATAGCTACAGGTAACGCCGACTAACGAGATTTGTTGTTTGGTTGTCAACTTGTTAGCTAGAAAAACTGGGTCAGTCAGGAAGCACGTATGTAGGTTTGGTGAACAGAGACGATTTTGCTAACACTTAATTTCATATGTCACCCCGGTAAGCATGACCAACTGTCTGCGCCGCTGAACTGCCTGCTAACAATGACGCTCAGACCGTTAGCTAACGGGAGCGTCACCCAGAATGTGGCGTTAGCTTCTAGCAGTTAGTCACCGCTGGTTTAGTTAGCAAGCATTTCGCTTTGACCGACTCTAAATAACGGCAATTAGCAAGATGATGACACCCAATTAACAACAACTAATATTTGAATGTACCACCATCCATGTTTGTCACTCATTGATTGCGGCGTAATGTTGACGTTAAATTGATTGGTTagcttgttatttgtttgtagCAGTTAGCAGTAGCAACTAAGCTAACCGACACAGTGAACGCTAACTGGCTAACAGATTGGAGTTTGCACATGttcagaataaatgaaaaatctaaaCCAGCATTTACACAGAGACTCTGCAGAGTCCAGTCAGCGGCCAGTCGAAACTCGTGTCCTGCAGAAAGCGTTTAACGTTAGAGATGTCCCAGGGGTCTCCGCCTCGATGATCCGCATGTTTATGTGGCGACTTCAATGTCTGAAGGGTAGCAGCAGCGAGCTAACGCTAGCTTGCAGCAAGTTAGATCGACATCTAGGTGAGGGCAGCTCACTAAGAGCATTGGTGAGTAGCCTGCGATTTAGCCAGTTTCTGTATACGGCTGATTAAAGCACGAGAAACCGACGATAAGCAGCAATGACACAATCAGATCCAGGTGTCAACGTAACGATAGCGGGTCCTGTCGCTATGTCATCTCATCTGTCTCGCAGCAGCAGACTGGTGATGCCGCTGCCTCAGCTTCGCAGATGCAACGTTGACTCAACGCTGTGGACTGCTGCGCCAGCTAGTTCCTACAGGTCCAGGCGGCAGATCATGACATGACGAGAAATATGCACCAGTCACAGCACTGCATTTTGTAAACTGGGTTTTGTTGCGTTACATGAAGGGAGACGCTGGATGGATTGCCCAGCAGCATctattcctgctgcattcatagTTTGCAATATCCAGTCTGTCCACTTAAATAATAAAGTAATTTGCATGACAACAAAATGACTCCGCATTTATGCATTTAATTCAGACAATCACTAGAAATCTGTGAACTGTACACACTTAGAGAAGTGTTGATCTTTGACAGGCTCTTCATTTGACCTTTGAAAGGACCAGCACTTGCAAATAAAATGATCAGTCATCAgtcctcagctgcactttatcAAAGATGCCTGTTTGGAGGACTCAGGGCTGTGACATTCAGCAGCCTTGTACACTGTGACATGTTTGGAGACATGCAGATTACATGACAGTCAATGCAGCACTGTTGAGGCTTTGCAGTGATAAGCTCTGTGCTCAGAGTTTATGGCATGTCAAAACTGTTGCTGTTAAATCTGTAAATTCATTCTAGTCTATTTGTGGTCCCTCCTCAGATGAGGGGGCCGTGTGCTCAGTCTGCTTTTCCTCCTCAGTCCGATGCCCCTGTTTTAGGTGTCAAACCAGAATTATGTTGGACAAATTAAGAACAGCGTCACAGTTTTTCTTACAGTCAGACGTACAGCTCTGAAGTTGGAATAGGAGCAGTCGTGGAAAATTGAATGCAACACATGGCACATTTGACATAACTTATAAGACCAGGACAACTACAACTGAAAAGATGActcatctctttttttgtgtgtatttgtacctTCTTATGATAATGTTTTAATGCATTCCCAGATTTACTCTCAACACTCTGTGGGGAAGGTGGCTGAACGTGTGTTCAGCTTTGCTACACAGTGATGCTGACAGTGATATCATTGCAAGAGCAAGATAACAAGTTTATCAAGTCAAGAAAGGCCAAGTGTCCTGACTGAACACATTGTTCTATTTTGGCGACTGTCAGCGGATGACGACAGGATTTTGATAAACTGGATTAAAGTGAGGCATCTAGAAAGACGTCACACAAGAAAAGTGATCTTTGCACTCATGTATTCAGACAGGGCCGTAGGCGAATACATTAAAGTAACAGCAATCAGATCCTGcacactgtcactgactgaAACTATTGAGTACATTTACGATTTGCGTTGACAGTGTGCAGGATCTGATCTTTGCATGTAGAAAGACATCTCCTCTCTGATAATGAGAGGTTGACGGACCCTTATGTTACCAGATTTTTTTGGGAAATTTTCAAGTAACTGTTGGCCAGTAATCCGTGGGAAATGTTCCTACGAGCAGTGTTAGTATGTTAACAGATGGATTTGTTATTCACTTATTGTCTGTTGGGTCATGCATGAACTTGCACAGGTATGCATCAGATCAGCAGTTTGATGAGAACAGCTTCATACTGCTATGAGAGCAGACACTGTTATGTTGTGGCATATGAAGTGGCATATGAATTAACTGTGTGTTAACACTCATAGATGATCCATTGAGCATGAACTAATCTAATACACTCATTGTGACTTGATTCTGTCTTAATAGTAACAGGAATTCATGATGCATCCTGTATTATTTCATGTAGTAATATCATACTTCAGCATGTGTTTTGTACCCTTATTATAAAGTGTGACAAAATCATCCATGATTCATTACATACATACTTGCTGGACATCCAGAATGAACGCCTGTCTGTCCGTCGTGgatgcagcaaagaagaagtcGTGGT
Protein-coding sequences here:
- the tlcd3bb gene encoding ceramide synthase produces the protein MLTILAAGSVFFPGLFLLSKQCLKTIPALRWSEGDAVIVSARLVSSVQAVMASSAGYIIASSCEDIIEDQHWLTCSYIMFAVPYFVYDIYAMFMCYWYKLQVKGHEEPSAAPRHMSSALTSYLRREFLMVLHHVVMVTVCFPVSVFWRQGKGDYFQGIMFMAELSTPSVCLGKILIQYKQQHTLLHKVNGALMLITFFICRVLLFPYLYYVYGRYASIPFHMVPLTVPWHCNLGAALLMAPQLYWFSLICRGALRLFMGSSRSQRPHASTAAAKELQTDGNALPQPSNGYSARSTEPELATH